GATCTTACATGAGCTCAAGAGTTCAACTGCTCCGATCTATTGTTTAAGATATGAATGTgaattttaaaataaaagGGAAACCCAAGAATTTAGTTGAAATCACAGGTATATGTGTCTATCTATTATTCGGACATCCAAACCTTCATCAAATCTATCAAAATTATCCAATAATGACCAAGAAAGACCAAGGATGAAATTATCGGAATACTGCTATTGTACTTCTTTGTTGtctttttagttttaggTTTAGTTTTAGTTGTCCCTTTCTCTTGCTCCCCCTTGTTCCTATACATCTAAAATTGACAACACAATTCTTACAAGCCTCATTCAAAAACGTTACTCATCAATTATTGGTTGATATATTCACTCCTTCTCCCCGGTAGATGTTAAATCTAAATTCTACACCTTTTGCATTCAAATTTctttgttggttttttaAAATGAGAAATTTCATCTTTGCTTTTAtagaggaaaaaaaaaaaattaaaacacGTCAAATAGTCTTTATACATTCATAAActgaatcaaattttataatataCCCAATCGTTTCAAATTCAGTATCGgatatttgtattttttttcgttctttcatttcattCGTTTTTGTTTCTCCTAATGACTACTAAACTAATTCAGGATCCAACTGGATTTAGTAAATCTTTTGAAACCACATATCCTAATGACacatcaaataatgaatttttcttccatataatcaattataatgataaacagattattaatatatcaataaatggATTGATTGATACCACATTTGAATTACCCGTTTCAACTAAATCAGCCATAACTTATGCTTCAGCTTTAGAAATTTCCACGGATcattttgatgatgaagatggtGATGGAGAAGAAATAAGGGAACGAGAAGTAATACCTGAACCTATCTTATTGATTGGAGATTATGCCAATATGAAATTGCTGATTGTTGCCACTCAAATTAGTAAAATAATCAGTACCACTTGTCCTAAACCTACAATACTATCAATTGGTTCAAAATGGTTTGGTAAAGGAGATGAagttaatgatgatgattttgataaattaatgtTTATTCTAGCAAATGTAAAGACATTGATACAATAAGGTTGGGGAGAAGGAGGAAAAAACAGTTGGCGTTTACAAATTAAATCTCATCTAATTAATGTGTCTATAGATTATCTAATATATTATATGCATCCATTTCATCTCACCTTGGTGGTTTTTGCTTTACTTTTTGgctttcttttctcttgGTTTAACAGgaacttttctttctttattacCGAAAACTAATTTATGTGGTTTcatgaatttttcaacaacattatcatcaactttacttcttctttcttgaTAAGCAGATAcaaattcttgtaaaaCTGTAATACATTCTTTCTTCATTTCTCCAGATAATATTTCTCCTTTTCTATAGCCTTGTTCTAATTTtgccaatttttcatcatcataacTGAAAAACGATAAATATTGGAATGCAACATCTACTTCTGGATTACCTCCTAATTCTCTATGTTCTTCTGCAGTGGCTCTACCACCAGAAAATGcatatttattgatttttttctgAATTTGTTTAGCAGTATCACCCATAAATATTGAAGTTGTAGTATCAGAAGCTGACATTTTCGTTGATGCCCCTTGTAAAGCAGGGAAGAATTTGGCATGAATTAAAGCTGGTTTAGTAAATCTTAATTTATCAGCAACATCTCTACAAACCCTAAAATAAGGATCTTGATCTATGGCACAAGGGATTAAACAAGGAGTTTTTGGTGGTAATCCTAATACATCCGGGAATGATGATGGGAAAGCTGTTGCTATTTGAATACTGGCAAAATGTATTTTACCAATACAATCTGAATCAGTGAATCCAAATACTGCTTTGGCAGTAGAAGTAGTGATTTGACGTGAAGTTCTAACAACATTTTCATAAAATGCTCCTCCCATATATTGTAAAtctgaaaaaataaaggtATTTTCGGGATTAAATCCAACGGCGATTATATCTTTAGCATTTTCTGCGGCAAACCCTttaacatcatcaatagtTAATTGAtgtttaaataaaaatttctcATCATCAGTTAATTCAATGACTAAAGGAACATCAAATACTTCCTGCAACcattttgtaaatataaATGGAACCATATGACCTAAATGCATTGAATCAGATGATGGACCTCTTCCAGTATATAAGAAAAATGGTTCTCCATGTTCATATAAATCTAAAATACGATCTAAATCTCTTTGGGAAAAAAATACTCctcttttcaaaaatggATGAGGTTCTTCGCCAGTAACTTGTTTAAATCTTTCTAATGTTTCCAGGGTAATATGTTTAGTACCGAATTGactaatcaatttatcataaTCAATCCCCATGGATTTACCATCCACAACAGCTCCTTCTACTTCCCACGGAGTGATTTTTTGTTCTGATTCCTCAGTAACTTTTAATTGTGatactttttcttctaCTGACATATGTTCTGATTGTTCTGGTTGACAGAGAAGGATTTTTGGTAATTAGATATTGACTgactaataatttttttttttttttttttcagtcggtgtatttttttttttttctcttcacACACATTTCttgataatgaatatatatCTCACTCAAACGGTAACGCTTTaaagattgaaaatttttcaacttaAATATTGGAGTATTATTGTCAAACTACTTTAAAACTGGAAAAGCTACGTGAACGTTGGCACACATCCAATGCATTAATTTCGTACTTACAAACTCATATCATTATGTTTAACATAAATGATACGGCTTTTTAAGCAAAGGcttacaaaaaaaacaattgaaatattaaCATGCACGAATAAAGTGGTAAGTAAATTAAACCCTCCATTAAATTATACTATACAGATATACTCTCTCTTTTTAtgtattttctttcttcttctttgtctCTGATTCAACCAAATTTTATATtacaaatatttcaaaaaaaaaaggatgTTCCtctcttttctttaaaagTGTAATTTTTGGAAGAACCATTTGTTCTTACCAGCTTGatgtttttcttcaaaagcTTTCTTGACAACTTTTTTAGCTTCTTCTCTTTGAGATGGTTCTTCTAAAGCTTCAGAAGTGACGGCAGCTTTGAATGATTCAACATCTAATGAGTATCTAGTTGGCATTAAATGGTTGTAGTTTACTAATTTAACAAATGGCTTAACTTTAGTTCTCTTAGTAACTTTTTTAGCATCCATCTTCTTGGTAACTTTCAATGGAGCTCTT
This is a stretch of genomic DNA from Candida dubliniensis CD36 chromosome 1, complete sequence. It encodes these proteins:
- a CDS encoding tryptophan-tRNA ligase, putative (Similar to S. cerevisiae WRS1;~Similar to C. albicans WRS1); this translates as MSVEEKVSQLKVTEESEQKITPWEVEGAVVDGKSMGIDYDKLISQFGTKHITSETLERFKQVTGEEPHPFLKRGVFFSQRDLDRILDLYEHGEPFFLYTGRGPSSDSMHLGHMVPFIFTKWLQEVFDVPLVIELTDDEKFLFKHQLTIDDVKGFAAENAKDIIAVGFNPENTFIFSDLQYMGGAFYENVVRTSRQITTSTAKAVFGFTDSDCIGKIHFASIQIATAFPSSFPDVLGLPPKTPCLIPCAIDQDPYFRVCRDVADKLRFTKPALIHAKFFPALQGASTKMSASDTTTSIFMGDTAKQIQKKINKYAFSGGRATAEEHRELGGNPEVDVAFQYLSFFSYDDEKLAKLEQGYRKGEILSGEMKKECITVLQEFVSAYQERRSKVDDNVVEKFMKPHKLVFGNKERKVPVKPREKKAKK
- a CDS encoding 60S ribosomal protein L27 (spliced gene;~Similar to C. albicans RPL27), with the protein product MAKFIKSGKVAIVVRGRYAGKKVVIVKPHDEGTKSHPFPHAIVAGIERAPLKVTKKMDAKKVTKRTKVKPFVKLVNYNHLMPTRYSLDVESFKAAVTSEALEEPSQREEAKKVVKKAFEEKHQAGKNKWFFQKLHF